A genome region from Choloepus didactylus isolate mChoDid1 chromosome 12, mChoDid1.pri, whole genome shotgun sequence includes the following:
- the LOC119506918 gene encoding LOW QUALITY PROTEIN: casein kinase I-like (The sequence of the model RefSeq protein was modified relative to this genomic sequence to represent the inferred CDS: deleted 2 bases in 1 codon), producing the protein MANSSGSKAEFIVGEKYKLVRKIRSSSFRDVYLAINITNCEEVAVQLESRKARHPQLLYESKLCKILQGGVGIPHIRWYGQEEDYSVLVIDLLGPSLEDLFNFCSRRLTIKTVLMLADQMISTIEYVHTKNFIHGDIKPDNFLMGIGHHSNKLFLIDFGLAKKYRDNRTRQHIPYREDKSLTGTARYATINPHLGIEHSRQDDMESLGYVLMYFNGTSLPWQGLKAVTKKQKYEKISEKKMSNPVQVLCKGFPAEFARYLNYCRGLHFEEAPDYMYLRQLFRVLFRTLNHQYDYTFDWMMLKKKAAQEAASSNGQDF; encoded by the exons ATGGCGAACAGCAGCGGCTCCAAGGCCGAATTCATTGTCGGAGAGAAATATAAACTGGTACGGAAGATCAGGTCCAGCTCCTTCCGGGACGTTTATCTGGCGATCAACATCACCAACTGCGAGGAAGTGGCAGTGCAACTAGAATCTCGGAAGGCCAGGCATCCCCAGTTGCTGTACGAAAGTAAACTCTGTAAGATTCTTCAAGGTGGGGTTGGCATCCCACACATACGATGGTATGGTCAGGAAGAAGACTACAGTGTGCTAGTCATCGATCTTCTTGGACCCAGCCTCGAAGACCTCTTCAATTTCTGCTCAAGAAGGTTAACAAT caaaactgtaCTTATGTTAGCTGACCAGATGATCAGTACAATTGAATATGTGCATACAAAGAATTTTATACACGGAGACATTAAACCAGATAACTTCCTAATGGGTATTGGGCATCACTCTAATAAATTATTCCTTATTGACTTTGGTTTGGCCAAAAAGTACAGAGACAACAGGACAAGGCAACACATACCCTACAGAGAAGATAAAAGTCTCACTGGCACTGCCAGATATGCTACCATCAATCCACATCTTGGTATTGAACACAGTCGCCAAGATGACATGGAATCATTAGGATATGTTTTGATGTATTTTAATGGAACCAGCCTGCCATGGCAAGGACTAAAGGCtgtgacaaagaaacaaaagtatgAAAAGATTAGTGAAAAGAAGATGTCCAATCCTGTTCAAGTTTTATGTAAAGGGTTTCCTGCAGAATTTGCTAGGTACTTAAACTATTGTCGTGGGCTACATTTTGAGGAAGCCCCGGATTACATGTATCTGAGGCAGCTGTTTCGTGTTCTTTTCAGGACCCTGAATCACCAATATGACTACACATTTGATTGGATGATGTTAAAGAAGAAAGCAGCA CAGGAGGCAGCCTCTTCCAATGGGCAGGATTTCTAA